In Desulfosediminicola ganghwensis, a single window of DNA contains:
- a CDS encoding iron-containing alcohol dehydrogenase, whose product MVNQNFELYFPTKMMFGAGKSKAAGEIIHSLRGRNVLVVTDPGVAGANLLDGILSSLKKQGLSYNVFSDVGHEATLNKVQEGLDVVKAKGSDILLSVGGGSVMDTAKGIGCLANNPGNLADYEGPEKFKNPPLPTVAVPTTAGSGSELSFGAVISDTERKYKFSFRSSMQIPKVAILDPELLRTTPPKLAAASGMDALSHALEAYVSKWSNFMTDAYCRQNFQLVGKYLRRFVADPSDIEAASGMLLASSMGSMAFNVARLGLVHGIGHPVGANFHLPHGVACALLMPHVMQFNLSSCPDKFADIAAGLEGAVSDSTPEQMAQSAVDAVLRLTDDLGIKADFSSYDITEELLSRLADETLSSGMQLTNPRDPDKNDILDILRKFFETN is encoded by the coding sequence ATGGTGAATCAAAACTTTGAACTGTATTTTCCCACCAAGATGATGTTTGGTGCAGGTAAATCCAAGGCTGCTGGTGAAATCATTCATTCCCTGAGAGGTCGAAACGTTCTGGTGGTTACAGATCCAGGCGTGGCTGGGGCGAACCTGCTTGACGGAATCCTCTCATCTCTCAAAAAACAAGGCCTGTCATATAATGTCTTCTCTGATGTTGGACACGAAGCCACGTTAAACAAGGTCCAGGAAGGATTGGATGTGGTGAAGGCTAAAGGGAGCGATATTCTTCTTAGTGTCGGTGGTGGTAGTGTAATGGACACGGCCAAGGGTATCGGTTGCCTGGCGAATAATCCTGGTAACCTGGCAGATTACGAAGGGCCGGAAAAATTCAAGAATCCACCTCTGCCCACCGTAGCTGTGCCCACCACAGCTGGAAGCGGGAGCGAATTAAGTTTTGGTGCCGTAATCTCGGATACGGAGAGAAAATACAAGTTTTCTTTCAGGAGTTCGATGCAGATACCTAAGGTGGCGATTCTTGATCCTGAACTGTTGCGGACTACACCGCCGAAACTTGCCGCTGCCTCCGGAATGGATGCCCTTTCCCATGCTCTGGAGGCCTATGTATCAAAATGGTCGAACTTCATGACTGACGCTTACTGCAGGCAAAACTTTCAACTGGTTGGGAAATATTTGAGGCGTTTTGTTGCTGACCCATCGGACATCGAAGCAGCATCCGGCATGCTTCTAGCGAGTTCGATGGGTTCCATGGCCTTCAATGTAGCAAGACTGGGGCTTGTACACGGTATTGGTCATCCCGTCGGGGCCAATTTTCACTTGCCCCATGGAGTAGCATGCGCGCTGCTAATGCCGCATGTAATGCAGTTCAATCTTAGTTCATGCCCTGACAAATTTGCGGATATTGCTGCTGGGCTGGAAGGAGCCGTGAGCGATAGTACACCCGAGCAGATGGCCCAATCTGCGGTTGATGCGGTTTTAAGGTTGACGGATGATCTTGGTATCAAGGCAGATTTCAGTTCATACGATATTACTGAAGAGTTATTGTCACGTCTTGCTGATGAAACACTGAGTTCTGGCATGCAATTGACAAACCCTCGCGATCCCGACAAAAATGATATTTTGGATATCCTGCGTAAATTTTTCGAGACAAACTAG
- a CDS encoding DUF504 domain-containing protein, giving the protein MIPIHKLLDRIRWDTEYAKADFKIGYYDRIEGKIIIVPLKQVCFESSNHFSLDVLDDSTELHMIPLHRIRQVYKDDELIWERPID; this is encoded by the coding sequence ATGATACCAATTCACAAACTGTTGGATCGTATCCGCTGGGATACCGAATATGCCAAAGCTGACTTTAAGATTGGTTATTACGACAGGATAGAAGGAAAGATCATAATTGTTCCCCTAAAACAGGTCTGCTTCGAATCAAGCAACCACTTCTCTCTTGACGTGTTAGATGACTCAACCGAATTGCACATGATACCTCTCCATCGAATCAGGCAAGTTTACAAGGATGACGAACTTATCTGGGAGCGGCCCATTGATTAA
- a CDS encoding DUF1566 domain-containing protein, which produces MISSHILSTGLRHCYDENGEVIECHGSGQDAEFLPGINWPAERFEMIDEHLVLDRATDLIWTRNCCISEFPVTWREGLELVRRMNEKEQYSRKDWRMPNRREMRSLIDHSSKNPALTKGHPFQNVFLGWFWTSTTAAIAPRYAWYVHLEGGRMFYGNKDGYSWLWSVSGNTDRLPSTGAKNCYDELGSIIPCDGGGQDGSLVLGAPWPNPRFVQSEFGILDVLTGLIWHTKANLGKQAASWSEALSTISIYARKSNLPWRMPTINELESLVDASTHSPALPGGHPFSDIQQAYWSSTTSSFETDWAYVLYMVKGAVGVGYKKNNDFALWPVMSANKDI; this is translated from the coding sequence ATGATTTCCAGTCATATTCTGTCAACCGGTTTGAGACATTGCTACGATGAAAACGGTGAGGTGATTGAATGCCATGGTTCCGGTCAGGATGCTGAATTTTTACCTGGAATCAACTGGCCTGCTGAGCGTTTTGAAATGATTGATGAGCACCTTGTTTTGGACAGGGCAACGGATCTTATCTGGACAAGAAACTGCTGCATCTCTGAGTTTCCCGTAACCTGGCGGGAAGGACTGGAACTCGTGAGGCGGATGAATGAAAAAGAGCAATACAGCAGAAAAGACTGGCGGATGCCGAATCGACGAGAAATGAGAAGCCTAATTGATCACAGCTCGAAAAATCCAGCACTCACCAAAGGCCATCCTTTTCAGAATGTATTTCTAGGTTGGTTCTGGACATCGACGACAGCCGCTATTGCCCCGCGGTATGCCTGGTACGTTCATCTTGAAGGGGGCAGGATGTTTTATGGCAACAAGGATGGGTACTCCTGGCTATGGTCGGTCAGCGGCAACACAGATAGACTCCCCTCTACCGGAGCGAAAAATTGCTACGATGAACTGGGCTCTATCATACCCTGCGATGGGGGTGGACAGGATGGTTCGCTGGTTCTCGGCGCTCCCTGGCCTAACCCCCGCTTTGTGCAATCGGAATTTGGCATCCTGGATGTATTGACAGGTCTTATCTGGCACACAAAAGCCAATCTGGGCAAACAGGCAGCCTCCTGGAGTGAGGCACTTTCAACAATCAGCATCTATGCCAGAAAATCGAATCTGCCCTGGCGAATGCCGACCATCAATGAGCTGGAGAGTCTTGTCGATGCATCCACCCATTCCCCAGCTCTTCCCGGGGGACACCCGTTTTCTGATATTCAGCAAGCCTATTGGTCATCAACCACCAGTTCGTTTGAAACTGATTGGGCTTATGTTCTCTATATGGTTAAAGGAGCCGTCGGGGTGGGCTATAAGAAAAACAACGATTTTGCCCTTTGGCCAGTCATGTCTGCAAACAAAGATATATAG
- a CDS encoding thioredoxin fold domain-containing protein, producing MASIEWQTALGYAEDSAYSARKPILFYYFDPQCIGCQQMDAATYSSDTVIRFVEKHLIPLRVDIEKKSSYERYSAIWTPTLIILDYKGHEAHRSIGFLNPDQFIAAMHLGIAKTHFSVGEYDTAKVHFEKIFNHFPKENVVPEAIFFSGVSRYKHKNDPAELKKAYEKLLHQFPDSSWTNKASPFRLL from the coding sequence ATGGCTTCGATTGAATGGCAAACGGCCCTGGGGTATGCTGAAGACTCAGCATATTCGGCAAGAAAGCCGATTTTGTTTTATTATTTTGATCCTCAATGTATAGGCTGCCAACAAATGGATGCAGCCACGTATTCGTCGGATACGGTTATCAGGTTTGTTGAAAAGCACCTGATACCTCTACGAGTGGATATCGAAAAAAAATCATCATATGAACGCTACTCTGCTATCTGGACTCCGACACTGATTATTCTAGATTATAAGGGCCATGAGGCTCACCGCTCCATCGGCTTCCTCAATCCTGATCAATTTATAGCAGCCATGCATTTGGGCATAGCAAAGACTCACTTTTCTGTCGGGGAATACGACACTGCCAAGGTACATTTCGAAAAAATATTCAATCACTTTCCAAAGGAAAATGTAGTGCCGGAAGCAATATTTTTCAGCGGGGTAAGCCGTTATAAGCATAAGAATGATCCAGCTGAATTAAAAAAAGCCTACGAAAAATTGCTCCACCAATTTCCCGACAGCAGTTGGACCAACAAGGCCAGTCCTTTCAGGCTGCTCTGA
- a CDS encoding PAS domain S-box protein: MSRLFKILQESQKSTDAGPTINKGADSHGQYPRPNLLELIEPDKLQKMLDRFQDVTGLAIGCLDPGGNLLANAGETEPLCMKMIRQSPIGMQRCRDLVTEIIHKENYDTPQVLTCHAGMLDGLIPLQVEEEYIGFLVIGQLFDERPTREDACSYARELGLDEELYWQQVQRVRVVSRKKIEAAARLLEFIGSEIVNLASSNLRYQEEIQHRKLVEAELKEREEQLRLLFENTRDAIFQFDVAGNILLVNRQACLSTGYSREELLSMTTEELQVGYSLEGLQDIRHELCEGKSFRKAGQHKRKDGTTFPVEVELSGYLTQGQYRLLAVARDISEQKKAETAREALIEDLQKSEKREKNISRMLRMICDNVPDMIWAKDLERKYTFVNKATCKNLLKAVDTTEPLGKTDLHFAERERARYPENPSWHTFGEICRDSDTIIMDTGAPGRFDEFGNVSGKHLHLSVHIAPFFDDNGKIIGTVGCGRDVTEQRKAAQILKNEQQYLSDLIDSFYLPVSVKDEAGRYVTCNLAYCKEICLEKEQIIGRTNRELFPYDIALVVDAMDLEALQAGETVTSELEGMSPFGDWRAYEFFKTPFAGLEGGPWLLTVSHNTTKRRLAERSLEESEQRYKSIFDMTPSPIWEDDLSQIKIRLDALRQQGVTDLPAYLKENLDITSELLLNNLKIIDINPAGVELFEADSKEELLEDLSQILTEESLLSFTDLLHHLDKDGHSLSQPFKLKTLKGSPLIVLVNMVFVPGYENDWSRALVALVNITELLEAKSQAEVANQAKSLFLANMSHDLRTPINGIMGMLQLLQSNTLETQQQTYVEMGISSCKKLSDLLNDILDLSKIEAGRMTLTLHPFSPKHILESINSMFLLAAKRKGIQLSYSLEPEVPALVIGDEQRFSQILMNLVGNSIKFSEQGTIQVSVSAPQHSGTDGVLLVEVSDSGIGINLEKLPNIFESFTQVDTGTARLGSGLGLAIVKQLVLLMGGGLCVDTEEGRGTAFYIHLPFSFAASETELPIQQREEQAENPTFSPFRALVVEDDPVSGLVITTLLQNMGGKVDHVVSALGGLERLNNSSYDIVILDVQLPDLSGLELVKKIRLDPELQEYSTTPVIAMTANAMPGDRAKCLAAGMTDYISKPVERDLLVTTLSRYLD; this comes from the coding sequence ATGTCGCGTCTCTTTAAGATATTACAAGAAAGCCAAAAATCCACCGATGCCGGCCCGACGATAAATAAGGGGGCGGACAGCCATGGCCAATACCCCCGCCCCAACCTGCTGGAGCTGATAGAGCCCGACAAACTCCAAAAAATGCTGGACCGGTTTCAAGATGTTACAGGACTTGCCATCGGCTGCCTTGATCCTGGAGGAAACCTGCTGGCCAATGCCGGTGAAACAGAACCTCTCTGTATGAAAATGATCCGTCAATCCCCCATCGGCATGCAGAGGTGCCGGGATCTGGTGACAGAGATCATCCACAAGGAGAACTACGACACTCCCCAGGTCCTTACCTGCCATGCCGGTATGCTCGACGGCCTCATTCCTCTTCAGGTGGAAGAGGAATATATCGGTTTTCTCGTTATCGGCCAGCTATTCGATGAGAGGCCCACCAGAGAGGACGCCTGTTCCTATGCCCGCGAGCTTGGCCTTGATGAAGAGCTGTACTGGCAACAGGTACAGCGGGTACGAGTTGTCTCCCGGAAGAAAATAGAGGCAGCTGCCCGACTGCTCGAGTTCATAGGCAGTGAGATTGTCAATCTTGCTTCATCAAACCTCCGCTACCAGGAGGAGATCCAGCACCGAAAACTCGTGGAGGCTGAACTCAAGGAACGTGAAGAACAACTGCGGTTGCTCTTTGAAAATACACGGGATGCCATCTTCCAGTTCGATGTGGCTGGAAACATCCTGTTGGTGAACCGCCAGGCCTGCCTCTCCACCGGCTACAGCCGCGAGGAGCTGTTGTCCATGACCACAGAGGAGCTGCAGGTGGGCTATTCCCTGGAGGGGCTACAGGACATCAGGCATGAACTCTGTGAAGGAAAATCATTTCGAAAAGCTGGCCAACACAAAAGAAAAGACGGGACCACATTCCCGGTCGAAGTCGAATTATCCGGTTACTTGACCCAGGGACAGTATCGTCTGCTGGCCGTAGCCCGTGATATCAGCGAGCAGAAAAAGGCAGAGACGGCTCGCGAAGCGTTGATCGAAGACTTGCAGAAGAGTGAGAAGAGAGAGAAAAACATCAGCAGAATGCTCCGGATGATCTGCGACAACGTACCGGATATGATCTGGGCAAAGGATCTCGAGAGGAAGTACACCTTTGTCAATAAGGCGACGTGCAAAAACCTGCTCAAGGCAGTCGATACGACAGAGCCGCTGGGCAAGACGGACCTCCACTTTGCCGAACGGGAGAGAGCACGGTATCCGGAAAATCCCAGCTGGCATACTTTCGGCGAAATATGTCGGGATTCTGACACCATAATCATGGACACCGGAGCACCCGGAAGATTTGACGAGTTCGGCAACGTCTCCGGCAAACACCTCCACCTGAGCGTCCACATAGCCCCGTTTTTCGATGACAACGGCAAGATAATCGGCACAGTTGGTTGCGGCCGCGACGTCACCGAACAGAGAAAGGCAGCACAGATCCTGAAAAACGAACAACAGTATCTCAGTGATCTGATCGATTCCTTTTATCTTCCGGTCAGCGTAAAAGACGAAGCCGGCCGGTATGTAACCTGCAACCTTGCATATTGTAAGGAAATCTGCCTGGAAAAGGAACAGATTATCGGCCGAACGAATCGCGAGCTTTTTCCCTACGATATCGCACTGGTCGTTGACGCCATGGACCTGGAGGCCCTCCAGGCAGGGGAAACGGTGACTTCAGAGCTGGAGGGGATGAGCCCATTCGGTGATTGGCGGGCCTACGAGTTTTTCAAAACCCCTTTTGCAGGGTTGGAAGGCGGCCCCTGGCTTCTCACTGTTTCCCACAACACCACCAAGCGTAGACTGGCGGAACGGTCCCTTGAGGAAAGCGAACAGCGCTATAAAAGTATTTTTGATATGACGCCGTCTCCCATTTGGGAGGATGACCTTTCACAAATCAAAATCCGTCTTGACGCACTCCGGCAGCAAGGAGTTACCGACCTCCCCGCCTACCTCAAGGAGAATCTTGACATAACTTCCGAATTATTGCTGAACAATCTCAAGATTATCGATATCAATCCGGCCGGTGTTGAACTTTTCGAGGCGGACAGTAAAGAGGAGTTATTGGAAGATCTTTCCCAGATCTTGACAGAAGAATCACTGCTTTCATTTACCGACTTATTGCACCACCTGGATAAAGACGGTCACTCCTTGTCCCAGCCGTTCAAGCTCAAGACGCTCAAAGGCAGCCCGCTTATCGTTCTGGTCAATATGGTGTTCGTGCCGGGATATGAGAACGACTGGTCGAGAGCGCTTGTTGCCCTGGTGAATATTACGGAACTGCTTGAGGCGAAAAGCCAGGCAGAGGTTGCCAATCAGGCCAAATCACTCTTTTTGGCCAACATGAGCCACGACCTCAGAACCCCGATAAACGGCATAATGGGGATGTTGCAGCTCCTGCAGTCGAACACTCTTGAGACACAGCAGCAAACCTATGTCGAGATGGGAATCAGTTCCTGCAAAAAGCTGTCGGACCTGCTCAATGACATCCTCGATCTCTCCAAGATCGAGGCGGGGAGGATGACACTGACACTCCATCCGTTCTCGCCAAAGCATATTCTTGAGAGCATCAACAGCATGTTTCTGCTCGCCGCCAAGCGAAAGGGCATACAGCTCTCCTACTCACTGGAACCGGAGGTCCCGGCCCTGGTGATCGGGGACGAACAACGTTTCTCGCAGATTCTGATGAACCTGGTGGGAAATTCGATCAAGTTCAGTGAACAGGGCACGATCCAGGTGAGCGTCAGTGCACCGCAGCACAGCGGCACAGATGGTGTCCTGCTGGTGGAGGTTTCCGATTCCGGCATCGGTATTAACCTGGAAAAGCTCCCCAACATTTTCGAGTCGTTTACCCAGGTAGACACCGGTACGGCAAGGCTGGGCTCAGGCCTTGGGCTGGCCATCGTCAAGCAACTCGTGCTGTTGATGGGTGGTGGGTTATGCGTTGACACCGAAGAAGGGCGCGGCACGGCCTTTTATATCCACCTGCCCTTCAGTTTCGCCGCCAGTGAGACTGAGTTGCCCATTCAGCAGCGTGAGGAGCAAGCAGAAAATCCGACCTTCTCACCGTTCCGGGCCCTGGTGGTCGAGGACGATCCCGTCAGCGGTCTGGTCATAACAACCCTGCTCCAGAACATGGGTGGCAAAGTTGATCATGTGGTCTCGGCCCTGGGGGGCCTGGAAAGACTCAACAACAGCTCCTACGACATTGTGATCCTTGACGTCCAGCTCCCCGATCTCAGCGGGCTGGAACTCGTGAAGAAAATCCGCCTGGACCCTGAGCTGCAGGAATACAGTACAACCCCGGTCATCGCCATGACCGCCAACGCCATGCCCGGTGACAGGGCAAAATGCCTCGCCGCCGGGATGACTGACTATATCTCCAAACCGGTGGAAAGGGATCTGCTGGTTACCACGCTTTCCCGGTATCTGGATTGA
- a CDS encoding helix-turn-helix domain-containing protein, with protein sequence MDGLGSHLKGQSLAEEIPKVQRHAGRPQLTELFNGAGREGKAQRDADIVKAHLEFGYTQKQIAAHIGLHYSTVSKIVSANSD encoded by the coding sequence ATGGATGGGTTGGGTTCGCATCTCAAGGGGCAATCCCTGGCCGAAGAAATTCCCAAAGTGCAGAGGCATGCAGGTAGGCCTCAACTCACGGAGTTGTTCAATGGTGCGGGCAGGGAAGGTAAGGCTCAAAGAGATGCCGACATCGTCAAGGCCCATCTGGAATTCGGGTACACGCAGAAGCAGATAGCGGCGCACATAGGCTTGCATTATTCGACAGTAAGCAAGATAGTATCTGCGAACAGCGATTAG
- a CDS encoding transposase has translation MDNHCHLLVETPDGNLSAGMRQLNGVYTQYTNRAHNTVGHVFQGRYTSILVEKDSHLLELCRYIVLNPVRARLCDHLVKWRWSSYHATATGKFAEKEKFLAMGWGLKQFASRKAIAR, from the coding sequence ATGGACAACCATTGCCATCTTCTTGTTGAGACTCCTGATGGGAATCTTTCTGCCGGCATGCGGCAGCTCAACGGTGTGTACACCCAGTATACCAATAGAGCACATAATACTGTCGGGCATGTTTTCCAGGGCAGGTATACGTCGATCCTGGTGGAAAAGGATTCACATCTTCTCGAGCTGTGCAGATATATCGTTCTCAATCCTGTACGTGCCAGGCTCTGCGATCACCTTGTAAAATGGCGCTGGAGCAGCTATCATGCTACGGCTACGGGGAAGTTTGCAGAGAAAGAGAAGTTTTTGGCGATGGGCTGGGGTCTAAAGCAATTTGCTTCACGAAAGGCCATCGCCAGATAA
- a CDS encoding SPL family radical SAM protein, giving the protein MNANLEKIDLFTRLPETSKEFLISISNDHKFSFQQLRFLVEFETDLFCWQVGSLEQFYNDGCKQNTADKKGVKKVFSQLESGYLSLKNNQKSYEKCENAFAETTFPKEQIVTKPLHGSIMGQCPVASEKTRCCNLRTLDAVQQCGFECSYCSIQSFYHNNQVSFTEDFPKHLQDLSLDPDKTYHIGTGQSSDSLMWGNRDGLLDCLCEFAEKNPNVILELKTKSSNIGYFLKNKPPSNTVFTWSLNSDVVIAAEEKGTASLKKRLESAEKLASCSIPVGFHFHPMVWYKGWKDDYQYIAKKIVEMFRPEQVVMISIGTLTFIKPVLKRIRARMLQSSILQMPTVDSAGKLSYPLDIKRDLFTGVYDAFPASWQEQVFFYMCMEDESLWEPVFGRSYANNEDFEHDMLQNYREKIKSIAKG; this is encoded by the coding sequence ATGAACGCAAATCTTGAAAAAATAGATCTTTTCACCAGGCTTCCCGAGACAAGCAAGGAATTTTTGATTTCCATAAGTAACGATCATAAATTTTCGTTTCAGCAACTGCGTTTTCTTGTGGAGTTCGAGACAGATCTTTTTTGCTGGCAAGTCGGATCATTAGAGCAATTTTATAACGATGGTTGCAAACAGAACACTGCGGATAAGAAAGGGGTGAAAAAAGTATTTTCTCAGCTTGAATCTGGGTATTTGAGTTTGAAAAATAATCAGAAAAGTTATGAGAAATGTGAAAATGCTTTTGCAGAAACCACATTTCCTAAAGAACAAATTGTCACCAAGCCCCTCCATGGCAGTATCATGGGGCAATGTCCCGTGGCATCAGAAAAAACCAGATGTTGTAATCTGAGGACTCTCGATGCGGTACAACAATGTGGTTTTGAATGCAGTTACTGTTCAATTCAGTCCTTTTATCACAACAATCAGGTGAGCTTTACCGAAGATTTTCCTAAGCATTTACAAGACCTTTCATTAGATCCTGATAAAACTTATCATATTGGGACAGGGCAATCGTCAGACTCACTTATGTGGGGCAATAGAGATGGGCTTCTGGATTGTCTTTGTGAGTTTGCTGAGAAGAACCCCAATGTCATACTAGAGCTTAAAACAAAGAGTTCTAATATCGGCTATTTTCTCAAAAATAAGCCGCCTTCCAATACGGTTTTCACCTGGTCTCTTAATAGTGATGTGGTTATCGCAGCAGAGGAAAAAGGGACGGCAAGTCTTAAAAAACGGTTAGAAAGTGCTGAGAAACTAGCCTCATGCTCCATTCCAGTGGGTTTTCATTTTCACCCTATGGTTTGGTATAAGGGCTGGAAGGACGACTATCAATATATTGCCAAAAAGATTGTTGAGATGTTTCGCCCCGAGCAGGTTGTGATGATTTCCATTGGAACCCTCACTTTTATAAAGCCGGTGCTTAAAAGAATTCGCGCAAGGATGCTCCAAAGTTCGATTTTGCAAATGCCCACCGTAGACTCGGCAGGTAAACTGAGCTACCCTCTGGATATCAAAAGAGATCTCTTTACAGGAGTCTATGATGCTTTTCCTGCCAGTTGGCAAGAACAGGTTTTCTTTTATATGTGTATGGAAGATGAATCTCTTTGGGAGCCAGTTTTTGGCAGAAGTTACGCCAACAATGAGGATTTCGAACACGATATGTTGCAAAACTATAGGGAAAAAATAAAGAGTATTGCCAAAGGGTAA
- a CDS encoding helix-turn-helix domain-containing protein translates to MEFGYTQKQIARHIGLHYSTVSKIVSANSK, encoded by the coding sequence CTGGAATTCGGGTACACGCAGAAGCAGATAGCCAGGCACATAGGTTTGCACTACTCGACGGTAAGCAAGATAGTATCTGCGAACAGTAAATAG
- a CDS encoding IS4 family transposase: MPMLPGFHLPKRGRKPHSQQQKFARKITSLRQNSFKQIGEIFGQFIPTKLLKQDPSGKMSRRRLFTKENTFWSFLGQVLDADGGCREAVKKLQSYASNHGLRLPSSSTASYCCARKKLDENLLVEVFQHTAKWSGARRASHSLNDRQVIVVDGTGVTMADTAENQELWPQSSNQKPGCGFPSARICAYFSLQTGTMLSYAIGNKKSNELPLFRKQWSTFEAGDIFLGDKGFCSYFDLAELKKRCVDSVITLARRKPVGRKNCIKEFAPDDLLIEWKKPVYREMVSYSRKTWEDLPDKLVMRQIKVKVTQSGFRTKEFHIVTTLIDQDQYLKDEIAALYLKRWDVELFFRDIKTTMGFDILRCQSPEMIKKEILMYFIAYNCIRRIMLQATQLVDIDIRSISFKGSLQAIRSWEPRLGSSRLSTNERQNMLSDLSFVVARCKVFDRPGRSDPRCLKRRPKPYQLLNKPRSEMVEIQHRSRYEKKA; the protein is encoded by the coding sequence ATGCCAATGTTGCCCGGTTTTCACCTTCCCAAACGAGGTAGAAAACCTCATAGCCAACAACAAAAATTTGCTCGAAAAATCACTTCCCTCAGACAGAACTCTTTTAAACAGATAGGAGAGATTTTTGGGCAATTCATTCCCACGAAATTGCTCAAACAGGATCCTTCGGGAAAGATGAGCAGACGACGTTTGTTTACCAAGGAAAACACTTTTTGGTCCTTCTTAGGCCAAGTCCTTGATGCAGACGGTGGATGTAGAGAAGCTGTAAAAAAGTTGCAATCATATGCATCTAACCACGGCCTTCGGCTTCCATCATCATCTACCGCTTCATATTGCTGTGCACGTAAGAAATTAGATGAAAATCTGCTTGTTGAGGTGTTTCAACATACTGCTAAATGGTCCGGAGCACGACGTGCATCTCATTCATTAAATGATCGCCAGGTAATTGTTGTTGATGGGACAGGTGTTACAATGGCGGATACAGCAGAAAATCAAGAGCTTTGGCCACAGTCATCGAACCAGAAACCAGGATGCGGCTTCCCCTCAGCACGAATATGCGCATACTTTTCATTGCAAACCGGAACAATGCTCAGCTATGCCATCGGTAATAAAAAGAGTAACGAACTTCCATTGTTCCGTAAGCAGTGGTCCACCTTTGAGGCTGGTGATATCTTTCTTGGTGATAAAGGTTTTTGTAGTTACTTCGATTTAGCCGAGCTGAAAAAACGCTGTGTTGATAGTGTGATAACACTTGCTCGTAGAAAACCAGTCGGTAGGAAAAACTGCATTAAAGAATTCGCTCCTGATGATCTACTGATTGAATGGAAAAAACCAGTATACAGGGAAATGGTGTCGTATTCGCGGAAAACCTGGGAGGACCTTCCCGACAAACTCGTTATGAGACAAATCAAAGTAAAGGTGACTCAATCAGGGTTTAGAACAAAAGAATTTCATATTGTTACCACGCTAATCGATCAAGATCAGTACCTGAAAGACGAAATTGCAGCGTTATACCTTAAGCGTTGGGATGTCGAACTTTTCTTTCGTGATATCAAGACAACGATGGGATTTGATATCCTCCGGTGCCAATCGCCTGAAATGATAAAGAAAGAAATTTTAATGTACTTCATAGCGTACAACTGCATCCGGCGCATAATGTTACAAGCGACACAGCTGGTAGACATTGATATCCGGTCTATCAGTTTCAAAGGAAGTCTACAGGCTATTAGAAGTTGGGAACCACGGTTGGGGTCCTCTAGGTTGAGCACAAATGAAAGACAAAACATGCTCTCAGATTTATCCTTTGTCGTGGCTCGTTGCAAAGTTTTCGACAGGCCTGGACGAAGCGATCCGCGGTGTCTTAAGCGAAGACCAAAACCTTATCAGTTACTCAACAAACCTAGAAGTGAAATGGTCGAAATACAGCATCGGAGCAGATATGAAAAAAAGGCTTAA